TAAGGCGAAACATTTTCAGGGACTCTGAGGAATTCTCATTTTGTTCAGATTAAGAAAGTTAAGGGGTGAGGAGGAGGGGTGACCATGGGAGAAGAGGCTTGGATTATGGGTGGCGGTGGTGTGGGGGGTGATGGACATTCCTCAAGATGAAGTAGGTCATTGTTCGCTGTCTCTAGTGAAGAGAGCTCTCTGAAGGAACTGATGAAGTGAAAGCAGcaaagggagggagggagatgCAGGACTGGATGGAGGTGGACGGGGTGTGGAGGCTACAGGTCCATCTATGCAAAGGCGAACCGGGAGGAGGGGGTCGCATTATTCAGTAATCCTATTGAAAAGGCTTCTGAAGGACAGTCCAAGAGAGGTTGGCAGAAAGGGAAAGCGAATGGAATGTGACAACAGAGAAATGCCATTGATGGTGGTCAGTTTAACTCACGTTGATGCGGAGAGATAACTCTGCTGAATGGAGAGGCGGCGCAGCGGCCAACATGATGCAGCTCCACCATTTACCGTCCCGTCCCCCTCCTTCGGCCCAGAGGCCTTTTAACTATCAGATTTTGTTGCCGTTTCGCTGTCGGGCATAGTCAGCAATGGTGAAGTGCATAAAACGTCAGTCAGGCTTCAAACGGTATGAACTCCAGCCAGGTTGTAACGGATTCGGTGACGGAGTTCTGTTTACTTCACAATGATGCCGttctttttgttgatttgtCATATAAAACCCCTATAAAATCCTTTGAAGTTTGTAGTGAGAGACATTTGAAAGGTATGGGTATCTTTTTCAACATCTTTGAAGAGTGTTGTAAAGAATGCTTTCTATAGACAATGTTCAAAAAGGAATCTGTAATTGTAAACCATTGATTTCCTCATTGGGATCataagggtgcattcacacctgctctttttagtccgctttaatctaAGCCTAATctcatttgcctagaaagtctggttggTTTGAAGAAGTGTGAACTCTGATGCACGCCAAAAacgtgaactctggtccgccgACAAATCTAGGTCTTGTTTCGGTTTAACCGAACGCCGAGCAGTCCgaagaccgctccaaaagcaggaaacaaactaaagtgcagggcattctgggtaaatacaatccaGACATTCTGAGAGTTCAGCTCTAGTGGGAGAAATATCTTGTGGTCTTTCGCCAAAGACAAAACAGCCGCTAAAAATCCAACGCTActccaattttgtttacagtgcagTGTGAGAGTGAAtcccagcagctgaaaatgtaacagatgttgcagttttggtccccaatcgaactgaGCTTACCAGAGCGATGGTGGCAACGGTGGTAGAAGTTTGTCCCGCAATCGATGGGTTGCTGGTTTGATTCGTCTTTGGGCAAAACACTAAACCTGCCTCTGGACTTAAATAGCACTATACAAGCACcggccatttaccatttttctGGACTGTCGTGTGTGAAAACAAGTTGTCAAGTTGAAACAATGCTCAGATTGTTTCCGTCATGTCCTCTAAGGCGCATTCTTCTTCTCTCCACAGAGTTCTTCAAGGAGCTCCTGAAAAACTCCCAGACGTCACTGCACAACATGTTCGTGCGGACCTACGGCAAGATGTACATAGAGAACTCCCAGCTGTTCACGGAGTTCTTCGCCTCGCTGACCCGCTACTACGTCTCCGGCAGCTCCGCCGTCAACCTGGAATCCATGCTGTCGGACTTCTGGGCCGACCTCCTGGAGAGGATGTTCCGGCTGGTCAACGTCCAGTACGAGTTCAGCGACGCCTACATGGAGTGCGTGAGCCAGCACACGGAGCAGCTGCAGCCCTTCGGCGATGTTCCGCGCAAGATGCGGATCCAGATGACGCGAGCCTTCGTGGCCGCGCGCACCTTCGTGAGAGGCCTCGCCCTCATGCCAGACGTGGTGAATAAGGTGTCCACGGTAAGCGAACGCAGCTTTTTTTGTCTTCACTAAAAAAGGCAGTAGAAGTCGGCCGACCCCTCCCTTCAGAGCCTCTGACTTCATATCTTTTGTGTTTGCGCCAGCTGCGGTTGCAATAGACAGCCAGTCTCAACACAAACCTCTTTGACTGTACTGGTTTGACATGTTTTTCCATGTGATTCATTGATGATTAGATTATTCTGCTTGGTGGACCTAGCCctataaaatgaaatgtttaagcCGTTTCCTAGTCCAAGTATGCATCTTGGATGAGTTTGTCTCGCTGAGGTTTGGTGGAAAACCGCCTTCCTAACAGCCTCCCACCTCCTCCAGGTCAGCGCATCTCCCAGCTGTGTTCGAGCAGCCATGAAGATGTTGTACTGTCCCTACTGCTCCGGCCAAGTGGCCCTGAAGCCCTGCCAGAATTACTGTCTGAACGTGATGCGGGGGTGTTTGGCTAACCAGGCTGACCTGGACACGGAGTGGAACAACTTCCTCGGTAAGAAGACTTCTAACGCGACCATAATACCAATTCTTGTGATCGtaatagtttctgtttttattcccaTTTTCCACCAGAGATTGATAGAAATTGAATCTTCTGTCACAATCCAGTTCAGACTTTAACCTAAACAGGAATGTTTTGTTTGAAGGTCCTCTTTGTTAGACATCTTGTACAAACATGTGGCTTATTTACTGTAATGTAAAGGGAGAGGGAGGGGTGTACATGTGACTGGCTGCAGGATGAAAGCTGTTATTGTTTAGTGTAAACACACTCAGATCTGGTCCATTACATTCAGGGTGGTGCACATCTCCTCTATTCTCCACTCTGTTTATTATGCTCCGCTTTCTGTTTGCTCCTCTTCTGCTGCAGCGTCTGTGCTCTAATTTCACTTATGaactgctgccacctagtggtagATTTTAGTAACGGCATGCAAGAGCATACAGAGTATACGGGTGAACATAATtcgttttccacatttttggcCTATTGcaactgaaaaaattaaatggattttatgttgtagaccaacacaaagtagggcATGACTAAAATGCTCAAGGAAATTATGTAAAGAATAAATCTGGAGTGTGGTGCACATTTAATATTCAACTAAATAGAATGTAGTGAATAATATTAGAGAACAAACGGCATCATGTAGACCAAAGAAACGGCAGGAAGATCAGGAAGAAGGATGAGTAAACGTTTAATTTGAATTGTTGCATAACAAACGTGTGAAACAAAAGGCTGTGGCATAGTTTTTACCGTCTAACAAGACTGCGTAAAAGAAAACTAACAGTACAAATAACCATGAccaattttaaataaacaacgtttttgataaatatcttCCTTCAGAAATTTGTCATGTCAAGAACCaccatttaattttgattttagcTAAGATTGattagattttacatttttaaataaagtaaaacataaaattctcaCAGGAAGAGGATGAAtgcattttcttcttcaggATTTTGATATTTGAatgatgtaaaaagaaaaagcacatcATTTACAACCTAATGACAAGAAAAGCAGTTCTAAAGGAATTCTGCTGTTTTAGTGTCATTCAGTCGTGGCAGATAGTAACCATTCCTTGAGAAAATAATGACAAACTACTTAGATCTGCATTTGTTGTTATGTCTAAGCATGAACAGGCGCATccttaaatcttaaatttatgAATCAAAAAATAAGgcattaaaatgtctgaaattcattaaaaaatatataaatttaaatatgttttaaattttgtcttgaGAAGACCGTTTAATCTGATACTTTATGAAGTTTATATTTCTCGTGGGACTTTTTTGTTAGGCAAACATTTGAGTCACACACAGACCTCTTCATTTAGTTCTGTGACTTGAGGCTACTGCTAATTAGCTGCTAATGTACACGTGCTAGCTAGCAAGCGCTTTTGCATCCATCATTGGTAAGGCCAGTtgccaggtttgtttttgtcaccgGTTCACTTCTGTTGTTACAATGTTACAAagtaacatgtttgtttttggtcaaaaaAAGCTTTGGCAGTATATATGAAATACaccttcttttttaaaaaaactgttttgtacatttctgttgatTAAAAGTCTTACATTTCATTCCTATCGgtctaaaaagttttaaatttgagttggtgaaaccctGATTAATTCGtttaccatgttttttttgccaaagtaATTAATGTAGAGGTTGATTGATCAAATCATATTTCTCTTTAGAATGGTATAGTCAAAGTCTACACTTAATCTAATTGAAAATCCTTGGCTTGATTTGAAATCAGATGTTCTGACTCTCATCCGATCTGAGGCTGTTTTGAAGGGGGAAAATTGGCAGAGCGTTCATTCTCTGTACAAATACACCCCACGTTTTTCTAATTAGCTGCTAATTGATATATaatgttacatattttaaatatatagaaACTCTGTCAGCCATTTTCCTTTCACGTTGATGTATTTTTCATGAAAGAGCAGAATATGTTGTGGAATTTGTGGATTTCTAGTGAAAAATGAGCTCTGGATTGAGAGTCCTTGCGTTGTGCTTTCCAGATGCCATGGTGGGCCTGGCCGACAGGCTCGAAGGGCCCTTCAACTTCGAGTCCGTCATGGACCCCCTCGATGTCAAGATCTCCGAGGCCATCATGAACATGCAGGAGAACAGCGTGCAAGTCTCGCAGAGGGTCCGCCTCCGCGCCACCGTTTTGTCCAGAACCTCCAACTCGGCAGATTCCATTTTACCGAGCCTCTCTCCTCCCTGAACAGGTCTTCCAGGGATGCGGGACGCCCAAACCCAACAAGGCCTTCCGCTCCAAGCGGTCAGGGAAGGAAACGGGCTTCACCGGCCGCTTCCGGCCCTTCAGTCCAGAAGCGAGACCGACGACCGCCGCTGGGACCAGTTTAGATCGGCTGGTGAGGAACCGGACAATGAGCCGCAGCTCTGTGTTTGTCCTGTTGCCTAAAATGTGCTTCGTTTGCGCCGCACAGACGACGGAGGTGAAGAAGAAGCTGAAACACGCAAAGAAGTTCTGGTCGACGTTGCCGGAGACGGTGTGCGCAGCGGAAAGGACCGCACCTGGCGACGAGTGCTGGAACGGTACAGCCAAAAGCAGgtcagagaaaaaacagaattacTTTTACTGGGTTTGTACGGTGCTGGAACTCCTTGAATTTCACTGAGGGAGTTTTCAAGGTTTGGGAAGTGTTTAATTTCtgaataaattcattaaaagtgCTTGGTACTCAAACTATGCAGTTTGGGAATGAAGAGAATTTCGactaaaagcctaaatttggaaaacgttttttattgttgaagtCAGATATTTAAAGATATCGACATTTGTTCTCTCACCTTcggaagttaaatcagaccaaacctttcttgttttaggtttgttagaattgccaaaattatttttatttattaacatagaacattttttattatgatttttgtaactttctcaAACCAATCGGGTGTATAGGGTATGTGTGTAAGAGAGACATTTCAAGACATAAGATGTTGTTATATGTTGGTTTGCATTGTTCCTGCTGTAGAATGTAGAAAATGATCTCAAGacattattaataacagtaataaattatatatcTATGTGAATTGAAACTtaattttctattgtttttatctccaaagtgtggtgcaagaaaagtttgaaaacttaccttgaaaagtGCTTGACTTCTATTATGAGAAAAGTGTACAAGCCCTGTTCTTATTTACGTTAAATAGAAAACTGCTGAGTATGTCTGACAATCACACCTCTGTCCTCCTTAGATACCAATCGGATGTGATTGGCAACGGGCTGGCCAATCAGGTTTCAAACCCTGACGTTGAGGTGGACATTACCAAACCAGATGTCGTGATCCGCACCCAGATTGCGGTTTTAAAGGACATGACGAACCGGTTGAAAGCGGCGCACAGTGGAAACGACATGACTTTTGAAACGGGTGAGGGCGCCAAGCCACCTTCACTATCTGTGCCATAACCGATCATCTCCTCTGGAGCTTTATCTATTCTTCCTGCGCAGTCTGGGAGGGTGGGGAGTCTAATTATGTTCAAAGGAGGAAAAAGTATGTGAATGAgaaacttttcttattttcagatgtatttttCCATTCCTGTTTGTTCACAAGCTATATAGTCAGATTGAGatattagtcctttaatccgggaaatgttcttcaggatAGAAGGCTGGTTTTGTAATcatctttatgtggctctgaaggctCAGATTCATCCATCCTCCCTTTTCTTGtcagtctgttttctgtttttgtttgcttccaTATTTAAACCTTAAACTCATATGTCCACTTTAAAGCTGAGCTGAAAACTCCAGAACATTTTGACCAACAGGAACCCTCTTTGACCcgaccattttgtttttggtttttgttttttcttcaacagatGATGACGCTAGCGGAGACGGCGAGAGCGGCAGTGGCTGCGACTCCCCGTCGTGCGGCGATAACGACATCTACATCTCCACCTCGCAGAACCCGGAGAATCCCAGGGTCAAACCGGTGCAAAAAGGCTCGTCATCGCCGTCCTCGCGGGGAAGCCTGGCGCCGGCGCTGGCGCTCTGCGGGCCGGCCCTGGCCCTGCTCGCCCCCCACTGGAGATAAAGACCATCAGGACgggagaggaagagaagatCAACCAGGATTACAAGAATGAAGGGGAGCCCTGTCAGAGAGACTTTAAAAAGACTTGCCTTCAGGACCTCAGACTGGGGCGGATGAGGGAGGGGGGGAGAGAATCTTCTTGATATTACAATAACTTCACTATTAACTATTTGTATGTTTGTAAGGACATCAGTGTATGGCAGGGGGATTTTTCGTCTGAAAAATCCACCTGTTTTACCCCCCCACCTCGCAGTTTCATAAACTTCCTTTAGGTTCTGCTTGCAGCGTTACAAACATATAGCaaattgtgcctttttttttttttttctccccagcGATATCAATGATTGGTTGAACAGGAAGTGCCTGTATTGAGGCATCTTCATATTTCTGATGATGTTCTTGCTGTCCATCACTCATGGATCATTCATACAACATGCAAACTGTGAATTACTCTGGATAATCAGCCTATcaaatcatgattttttttatttgtttttttcactcaaGCACTCATCACTCAGAATGACAGGAAGATGTTGCAAAACAGGTGTTCAACTTCCTCCCGGTTATTGTATGTCAGCGTATCGTAACACCCTAAACCttccctctttttttgtttggttttttttttcatatatttttttagttccACACCTTGCACAGCTCATCTCATACCTCATGAATACTCTCAATGCAAGCCGGCGACACGGAGTCGGTCCGGAAGAGCCGGTCCCCCGTTTCCCCCGGCGACAGCCCAGAAGAAGGTGGCGAGTCACGAGTCGAGTTAGCTCAGTTCATCACAAGGCGGTCCGGCTCTGCAACGGTCCGAGTCGGGCGAAGTCGGAGCATTTTGGAGGATCAACCGGAGagtgttttgatttaaaaaaaaaaaaaaaaaaaaaaaaaatctgcaaagttTATTACAGGGTTGTtggcgttttttttttattatttggtatGAAAGAATACATTTGGTACTACGGTAGATTTTACGAAATTCTTCCCGCGTCATTCACTCACCCGTTTAATCTACctactttaaaaatcattagCGCATACAAAATGTTAATGTCTTCATACTTTtttggtactttttttttttgtcatttcttgttttgttttttttaattgtttttttttttatttgttaaagcaAAGAATGTAGATGTTTTGTAATTTGCGGCCTATCCTCGACATTTCAACCGTAAAATCCAGCGTTTTGTACAGTAACTTATGTCTGTATTTTAACGGGATTGGAAAAGAATGATGTAGTATTCAATTAATCAAAACCAGATGAGCAAAAACATAggttgaaaaataatttttaaatcaagttaCTACATGGACTAAATGGGTTTGAATAACAATTTagcaaaaattgttttttttttctgctctgaaaAAGCTACTTAGGAAAAACGTAAACATTAGACCATTTTCCAATTTAACAATCTTGTTTTTGAAGGATTTGATGAAATCTCTATGCAACGTATTGTAAAGTACCGCAGCCTTTATAAGGAAGAACAGCAAGGCTGCGCTTCAGCTTCATTTGCCATTACGTTTCCCATGTTTTCATGTTCCGCAAACATTTCTGCGAGGGTTTTGTGCACGCGCCGGAAGAGCAAAGTTGTCAAAGAAGCATTCGGAGGAAATGTTTCAGGTGACAGTGGTGAATGTCTTTTGTTTGCAGGCCAGGGCAGCAGTggcgtttttttcttttcttcttttttttttgtttgtttgtttgttttttgtttttcagctggcAGGAAACGGTCCGGCTGCTGGATGTTCAATCCACAGAGAAATGTCAGTCCCATGACTGAAATAattagaaaaggaaaagaaaagtcgAACTTGGACAGGTGTTAGAAATCCTTCCGCCTGCCTCTGGCCCACAAGAAGAGAATGGACTCGCTCTCTGATGAGAGggtgactgactgactgactgactgaaaaaGTATGAATGATGTGTAAATAGAGAGCAGCCGTTTCTAGATGTCTCTAAAAGAGGCCTTAACAGTACACCAGATTTTTACttgtcagagtaaaaaaaaatgttatggaaGAAAACGAGATGAGATAGATGTTAAATTGTAAgagaaaatgtatattaaacATTTCTTAGTCTTGTGGAAATAAAGACTTCCAATATTTAAATGAGTGtgaattgtcttttttttttctttttgagtttcctctgctgctctgaatCACATTACGTGTTTACTGTGGCAGGGCTGGACTGGCGGCCATGATTATTTATACGATATGCGAAGGTACAGGAAAACGCTAGGGATATACGAGTACGTGtttgttaaaaatttaaaaaaaaaaataaaacgcaaCAGCCTACAAGGAAGAGAGTAGTCATACCGTACCGGagtaatggttaaaaaaaaaaaaatggcggCACACTGGTGGCGCAAGGAGTAGAGCACGCGACACATGTACGGAGGCATCTTGGGAGAAATGGCCACAGTGTCACAAGTCCAATCTAGAAGTGAAAGTGGGGGGAAATGCTGCACTTTATCCAGTCAGAGTGTTTCTTGCAAATACTGGATTTGgttgtgtaaaaaacaaaacaaacaaaaaaaaaaaaacagcaagtcaAAGTACtggattttcttgttttccaaGAAATGCAACACGACGAGATCCTCTGGTATGTCGGGCGCCTTCGCATATCGTATAAATAATTGTGCTGGGTCTCCACGGGCTAAAAACACCAGAACCAAAAGGTTTTTTAAtaatatcaatcaatcaatcaaatgttatttgtatagcacatttcagcagcaaggcatttcaaagtgctttacatatcatatcaaacacagaaacacaatgcaacatagaatcaacaatcaaaacaggttccatcaataaatttgtaattgattatgtttcaaatacaatcctaaacaggtgggttttagtcgagtttgcatccataaaggtttacctgttacactcctactgtgttatatggaacaaaatacctgttgctatttttattcccactcacgctcacaatcacgcagtttaaaacgatgtaaacagcattttaatgagcttctggcacgaggctccgtacacctctttcacagaatttcgagcagggactccgtcgtccctcacggatttttgtgcaattctatggtatccgttagtgtctagaatttacagggtttccaTTATAAATAGTATAAATAATGCACGTCACTACTACAGCAATGATCAGCATAATACTAAATTTGTAGCTAAATTATTCTAGAATTCACTGCAGTAGctgaagtttaaataaaaactttaatagcAGCAGGGGTTATCTGCAGACATTTCAACATTCATTAAACATAACAGCAATTGTTGAAAGAGAAGTCAACTTTGAGATGGAATGCTATGAATTCATATACAACAGACAGAACAAAAATGGAGGtgatgtcaaaaatgtttatcagaattttaattttaaggtGGTAGAGGCTATGACGCGGGCTTTTGATAGCCTTCTGGGATGTCTTACAGATTTagatagaaaaagaagaaagatatCACTTATGTACACATCTCCAGGTTCAAGTATTGAAATATTCAGATATTGGATAGAAAGCTTAGAGATAAAtggataataaaaatatttttatatgtgtGGATATTTATAATATTGATATGTTCAACCGAAACATAGAAAAATATAGATTTCTTAAATTTAATGAGCAGTCTGCAGTCTTTCCTGCAATCACCGTGCCCAGTAAAATGACATCTCATAGTGCTGCTTTAATAGGTATTAACTAATGtaattgaaattaaaaactACTTGTACTTGTCTAGATGACATGTGGATTATTAGTTAATATCACTGACCACCTTCCAGTATTTATTGTACaaacacattcaataaatcagaatatcactgaaaagcccatttatttcaggaactttattacaaaacaaaacaaaatagaaacaaatgaTATAGATTACAcgcagatggatgtttgaaagccccttttctgttaattataatTTGAAACAGCATAAACAGCTTTTTGACACTTCCCGTGCTAGTTTTTTGCttcagggcttttttttttttttagtgtattATTTCTCTGACTGGCTCGGGAGGACGGCGGCGTGTTGTGTGCATCACCCAAATCTGTCCGGCGGATGTTGTGCCAGGAGTCTCGTCGTAAAAACAATGGCGAGCGGCATCGGCAGTAAGTAATATTATAATAtagtttttaatgttattcGAGACGTTTAGGGATCAGTGAAGGAAAAATAACATAGGGGACGTATTTCGCCCAGCTTGTAAAGACACAGCAGCCTCGCTGCCCCAAATATCACCGCTATGTGTGTGTGCCCCATGAATGTGTCCCCCCAAACATTGCTAAGCTAACGCTAGAATTTAGACGTTACTGTGCCGTTTTATCTTGGTTGTAAAATAATACGAGATATTGCCAGCTATGTGTTGATAAGCCTTGTTTGCGTTTCAGCTAAGTTAGGAGTTTTAATCGTCCAGCAGACAATATCAGGCTAATTAGAGTATTGTGGCTAGCTGTAGCAAGCTAGTTCTGCTTGTTTACGTCAAACATGCTGCAGTTATCCTCGCGTTTCTAATTACGTTGCCAGCTTCCGTTGCTATTGGTAGCCGTTTTATACCCTTACtaagtttcatttttgtaaaatatgatCTAAATTCAAGTTTTATGTCTGGTTTAGTTCGTTCTCCATttacaaatgaacaaacatattagatgtttgtaatttttttaattcttttttttttttgctacagaACACAAGATTGTGAATGTGGGACCCACGGAGCCGTGGTCAATCAGGGAG
This Xiphophorus hellerii strain 12219 chromosome 23, Xiphophorus_hellerii-4.1, whole genome shotgun sequence DNA region includes the following protein-coding sequences:
- the gpc4 gene encoding glypican-4, which encodes MKSLSVLCAVCTLAVLSASATAEPKLKNCNEVREAFTSKGFNMNDAPNKVVNGAPLKVCPQGFTCCTAEMEDKLSQQSHTEIKAPVSRLSTSLQSTFKQRHDHFDKFFKELLKNSQTSLHNMFVRTYGKMYIENSQLFTEFFASLTRYYVSGSSAVNLESMLSDFWADLLERMFRLVNVQYEFSDAYMECVSQHTEQLQPFGDVPRKMRIQMTRAFVAARTFVRGLALMPDVVNKVSTVSASPSCVRAAMKMLYCPYCSGQVALKPCQNYCLNVMRGCLANQADLDTEWNNFLDAMVGLADRLEGPFNFESVMDPLDVKISEAIMNMQENSVQVSQRVFQGCGTPKPNKAFRSKRSGKETGFTGRFRPFSPEARPTTAAGTSLDRLTTEVKKKLKHAKKFWSTLPETVCAAERTAPGDECWNGTAKSRYQSDVIGNGLANQVSNPDVEVDITKPDVVIRTQIAVLKDMTNRLKAAHSGNDMTFETDDDASGDGESGSGCDSPSCGDNDIYISTSQNPENPRVKPVQKGSSSPSSRGSLAPALALCGPALALLAPHWR